Proteins from a genomic interval of Parvivirga hydrogeniphila:
- a CDS encoding very short patch repair endonuclease, with translation MPPIPPPTSGAVSKSMKGNRGTNTNPELSLRRLLREAGFPGYRLHWKKAPGRPDIAYPGRRIAVFVHGCFWHRCPYCNPPLPKSHQEYWVKKFDLNRERDARKIRELEQSGWTVFVIWECQLKSDAEAALSPLLAALSVGSRGGSSPRP, from the coding sequence ATGCCCCCCATACCGCCGCCGACCTCCGGAGCGGTCTCGAAATCGATGAAGGGCAACCGGGGGACGAACACGAACCCGGAGCTCTCGTTGCGGCGTCTGCTTCGTGAGGCCGGCTTTCCGGGCTACCGCCTCCATTGGAAGAAGGCACCGGGGCGCCCCGACATAGCCTACCCTGGCCGCAGGATCGCCGTGTTCGTCCACGGCTGCTTCTGGCATCGCTGCCCGTACTGCAACCCTCCGCTGCCGAAGAGCCATCAGGAGTACTGGGTCAAGAAGTTCGACCTCAACCGCGAACGCGATGCGAGGAAGATCCGCGAGCTGGAGCAATCGGGGTGGACGGTTTTCGTGATATGGGAATGTCAGCTCAAGAGCGACGCCGAGGCAGCCCTCTCCCCGCTCCTGG
- a CDS encoding DNA cytosine methyltransferase has product MMRARVAEMFAGVGGFRLGLERAGWEVVWSNQWEPSTRVQHASECYVAQFGQGGHVCEDIEAVLRGSRPEDIPDHELLVGGFPCQDYSVAKPLPQAHGIQGKKGVLWWSIHKMVDMKRPPLILLENVDRLLKSPASRRGRDFAIILSCLNQLGYDAEWRVINAADYGFPQRRRRVFLFAARRDLTSTRWLPGDRLLQIGVFARAFPAVFDPAIKEDEPSVELDQDPYAVSERFGEGLRTSPFQNAGVMIRGRVWTAKPTPVYAGPFTTLGDVVRNTPHVPERFFISDDAVDRWAYLKGPKAEPRTDKKTGHVYLYSEGGMAFPDPLDRPARTILTGEGGSSPSRFKHVITDPGTGRLRRLTPEELEELNGFPRGWTDTGMSDTRRAFMMGNALVVGVVERLGKAIAEEFLSVLAEEHDPRVTHDAPHTAADLRSGLEIDEGQPGDEHEPGALVAASAS; this is encoded by the coding sequence ATGATGCGCGCACGTGTCGCTGAGATGTTCGCTGGGGTCGGGGGGTTCAGGCTCGGGCTCGAACGCGCGGGCTGGGAGGTCGTCTGGAGCAACCAGTGGGAGCCTTCCACACGCGTCCAGCACGCCTCCGAATGCTACGTGGCTCAGTTCGGGCAGGGCGGGCACGTGTGCGAGGACATCGAGGCCGTCCTTCGAGGCTCCCGCCCCGAGGACATCCCCGACCATGAGCTGCTTGTCGGGGGCTTCCCCTGCCAAGACTACTCCGTAGCGAAGCCTCTTCCGCAAGCGCATGGCATCCAGGGCAAGAAGGGCGTGCTGTGGTGGTCGATCCACAAGATGGTCGATATGAAACGGCCGCCCCTGATCCTCCTGGAGAATGTCGATCGTCTCCTGAAGTCCCCTGCTTCAAGAAGAGGCAGGGATTTCGCGATCATCCTGTCATGCCTGAATCAGCTTGGCTACGACGCAGAGTGGCGCGTGATCAATGCCGCCGATTACGGATTCCCGCAGCGCAGGCGAAGGGTCTTCCTGTTCGCTGCCAGACGCGATTTGACAAGCACCCGTTGGCTGCCGGGCGACCGCCTCCTGCAAATAGGCGTCTTCGCTCGGGCGTTCCCGGCGGTCTTCGACCCGGCCATCAAAGAAGACGAGCCGTCCGTAGAGTTGGACCAGGACCCTTATGCCGTTTCCGAGCGGTTCGGCGAGGGATTGCGGACCAGCCCGTTCCAGAATGCCGGCGTGATGATTCGCGGCAGGGTGTGGACCGCCAAGCCGACCCCGGTGTACGCGGGTCCCTTCACGACCTTGGGCGACGTCGTCCGAAACACCCCTCACGTACCGGAGCGCTTCTTCATATCCGACGATGCCGTGGACCGCTGGGCGTACCTCAAGGGACCGAAAGCTGAGCCGCGGACCGACAAGAAGACCGGGCACGTATACCTGTATTCCGAGGGCGGGATGGCCTTCCCGGACCCTCTTGACCGCCCAGCCCGCACAATCCTGACCGGTGAAGGCGGGTCCTCCCCGTCCCGCTTCAAGCACGTGATAACCGACCCGGGAACCGGCCGGCTGCGCCGTCTCACGCCTGAAGAGCTCGAGGAATTGAACGGGTTCCCGCGCGGGTGGACCGATACGGGGATGTCAGACACCAGGCGAGCCTTCATGATGGGGAATGCTCTCGTCGTTGGTGTAGTTGAGCGACTAGGGAAGGCTATAGCCGAGGAGTTCCTGTCGGTTCTTGCAGAGGAGCATGACCCGCGTGTCACGCACGATGCCCCCCATACCGCCGCCGACCTCCGGAGCGGTCTCGAAATCGATGAAGGGCAACCGGGGGACGAACACGAACCCGGAGCTCTCGTTGCGGCGTCTGCTTCGTGA